Proteins encoded by one window of Nyctibius grandis isolate bNycGra1 chromosome 15, bNycGra1.pri, whole genome shotgun sequence:
- the OTOP3 gene encoding proton channel OTOP3: MSGNKVSRQKPCHHCKSRLASAPTDTSTIHYEKFWLYRHCSSLQQSDRQAQKAGQLFSGLLAMNVVFLGSAFISSMIFNHVAITLADVWILLSILKVLCLCWIIFYLVGTSRQPHAVLHRDAHAGPIWIRGSVLLFGSFSVLLNVFQIGYSAILIHCKSRVDIVFPSIEILFICAQAFLLWHHSKDCIQVQHNFTRCGLMLTIATNLLLWLLAVTNDTIHMEVESQLREVEQRFSGNETVLCTCPNTTDCKVFQKGYILLYPFNTEYCLICCSMLYVMWKNVGRRISHHVPHIKPKFKLQGVVFGPLLGTIAVIIGICVFMMYQIQATGSAPNHGVFVMYYCYYIVLLPLMSVSAVIGTIIHALEKKELDTLKNPTRSLDVILLMGAALGQIGMAYFSIVAIVATDPRDLLNSLILSHAVLLIFQNITQNVFIIDGLHRQPFVAATEARRTDHAGQRAAASELPGEEEATTSSKQEHIQISPSREEEMKEEPNHEAYDQRRVSMLELGQEIRKVSLSYIHSYSHLSWKRKALREISFFLVLCNIILWIMPTFGAHPVFENGLERSFYGYSTWFAIVNFGLPLSVFYRMHSVGGLLEVYVTA, from the exons ATGTCGGGCAATAAAGTCTCGAGGCAAAAGCCCTGCCACCACTGCAAGAGCAGGTTGGCCTCAGCCCCAACAGACACCTCCACGATCCACTATGAGAAGTTCTGGCTGTACCGTCACTGCTCTTCACTGCAGCAGAGCGACAGGCAAGCCCAGAAAGCTGGGCAGCTCTTCTCGGGGCTGCTGGCCATGAACGTGGTGTTTCTGGGCAGCGCCTTCATCAGCAGTATGATTTTCAACCATGTGGCCATCACGCTGGCAGACGTCTGGATCCTGCTCTCCATCCTCAAGGTCTTGTGCCTGTGCTGGATCATCTTCTACCTGGTGGGCACCAGCCGGCAGCCGCACGCAGTGCTGCACCGGGATGCCCACGCTGGGCCGATCTGGATTAGGG GGTCAGTGCTGCTGTTCGGCAGTTTCAGCGTCctcctgaatgtgtttcagatCGGCTACAGCGCAATTCTCATCCACTGCAAATCCAGGGTGGATATTGTGTTCCCCAGCATTGaaatcctttttatttgtgCCCAG GCTTTTCTGCTGTGGCATCACTCCAAGGACTGCATTCAAGTCCAGCACAACTTCACCAG gtgtGGGCTGATGCTGACCATAGCCACTaacctcctcctctggctctTGGCCGTGACCAACGACACCATCCACATGGAGGTTGAGTCTCAGCTGCGCGAGGTGGAGCAGCGATTTTCAG GCAACGAGACTGTCTTGTGCACGTGCCCAAACACGACCGACTGCAAAGTCTTCCAGAAGGGCTACATCTTGCTCTACCCCTTCAACACTGAGTACTGCCTCATCTGCTGCTCCATGCTGTACGTCATGTGGAAGAACGTGGGGAGACGCATCAGCCACCACGTTCCCCACATTAAGCCCAAGTTCAAGCTCCAGGGGGTGGTCTTTGGGCCACTGCTGGGCACCATTGCCGTAATCATCGGGATCTGTGTCTTCATGATGTACCAGATCCAGGCCACTGGCTCAGCTCCCAACCACGGGGTCTTTGTGATGTATTACTGCTACTACATTGTGCTCCTGCCCCTGATGAGCGTGAGTGCAGTGATTGGGACAATCATCCAcgctttggaaaaaaaggagctaGACACGCTAAAGAACCCGACCCGCAGCCTGGATGTGATCCTGTTGATGGGGGCAGCCCTTGGCCAAATTGGCATGGCCTACTTCTCCATTGTTGCCATTGTGGCCACTGACCCCAGGGACCTGTTGAACAGTCTCATCCTGTCCCATGCTGTCCTCCTCATCTTTCAGAACATCACCCAAAACGTCTTCATCATTGATGGGCTTCACCGGCAGCCCTTTGTAGCTGCAACTGAGGCCAGACGTACAGACCATGCTGGGCAGCGTGCAGCAGCTTCAGAGCTACCTGGTGAAGAGGAAGCCACAACAAGCAGCAAACAGGAGCACATACAGATCTCtcccagcagagaggaagaaatgaaagaagaacCGAATCATGAAGCCTACGACCAGAGACGAGTGAGCATGCTGGAGCTGGGACAAGAGATCCGGAAAGTTTCACTGTCCTATATCCATAGCTACTCTCACCTGAGTTGGAAGAGGAAGGCATTAAGAGAGATCTCATTCTTCTTGGTTTTGTGCAACATCATA CTGTGGATCATGCCCACATTTGGGGCTCACCCTGTCTTCGAGAACGGACTGGAAAGGTCATTTTACGGCTACTCCACCTGGTTTGCGATCGTGAACTTTGGCCTCCCCTTGAGCGTGTTCTACCGAATGCACTCCGTCGGGGGACTCCTGGAGGTCTACGTCACAGCCTGA